The following are encoded together in the Onychostoma macrolepis isolate SWU-2019 chromosome 03, ASM1243209v1, whole genome shotgun sequence genome:
- the tfap4 gene encoding transcription factor AP-4 isoform X1, translating into MEYFMVPAQKVPSLQHFRKTEKEVIGGLCSLANIPLTPETARDQERRIRREIANSNERRRMQSINAGFQSLKTLIPHSDGEKLSKAAILQQTAEYIFSLEQEKTRLLQQNTQLKRYIQKEFSGSSPKRRRAEEKDEGIGSPDILEEEKVEDLRREMIELRQQLDKERSVRMMLEEQIRSLDAHLYPEKLKVIAQQVQEQHVQTQTLLRLQQHQQEQLGKETTTPARSPLVFSPATPPAPTHHATVIVPAPAPPPPPHHVTVVTMGPTSVINTASTSRQNLDTIVQAIQHIEGTQDRMVVPEEEKRRAVIVTPGRVLTDTGDSDTASDNEGSEDC; encoded by the exons ATGGAGTATTTCATGGTACCAGCTCAGAAGGTGCCCTCCTTGCAACATTTCAGGAAAACCGAGAAAGAAGTAATAGGGGGCTTGTGCAG CTTAGCAAACATTCCCCTCACGCCAGAGACGGCACGGGACCAGGAGCGGCGTATTCGGCGGGAAATCGCCAACAGTAATGAGCGCCGGCGCATGCAGAGCATCAACGCTGGCTTCCAGTCTCTGAAAACACTCATCCCGCATAGTGACGGAGAAAAGCTAAGCAAG gcTGCCATCTTACAGCAGACGGCCGAATACATCTTTTCTCTGGAGCAGGAAAAGACGAGGCTGCTGCAACAAAACACCCAACTGAAACGCTACATACAG AAGGAGTTCAGTGGCTCATCCCCGAAGAGGAGGCGCGCCGAGGAGAAGGATGAAGGCATTGGATCTCCAGACATTCTGGAGGAGGAGAAGGTGGAGGATCTTCGGCGAGAGATGATCGAACTCCGACAACAGCTGGATAAAGAGCGCTCCGTTCGCATGATGCTGGAAGAACAG ATCCGCTCGTTGGATGCCCACTTGTACCCAGAGAAGCTAAAGGTGATCGCTCAGCAGGTCCAGGAGCAGCACGTGCAGACGCAAACTCTGCTTCGTCTTCAACAACACCAACAAGAACAGCTGGGAAAAGAGACCACGACACCTGCTCGCAGCCCGCTG GTGTTTTCTCCTGCCACGCCGCCTGCGCCCACTCATCACGCCACAGTAATTGTTCCCGCCCCTGCGCCGCCGCCCCCTCCCCATCATGTCACCGTGGTAACCATGGGCCCTACCTCTGTGATCAACACAGCGTCCACATCACGACAGAACTTGGACACCATTGTGCAG GCTATCCAGCACATCGAAGGCACGCAGGACAGGATGGTCGTGCCCGAGGAGGAAAAGCGTCGGGCGGTCATCGTCACCCCGGGCCGTGTCCTCACAGACACCGGCGACTCCGACACCGCCTCTGACAACGAAGGATCTGAGGACTGTTAA
- the tfap4 gene encoding transcription factor AP-4 isoform X2 — protein MEAPWLVSLANIPLTPETARDQERRIRREIANSNERRRMQSINAGFQSLKTLIPHSDGEKLSKAAILQQTAEYIFSLEQEKTRLLQQNTQLKRYIQKEFSGSSPKRRRAEEKDEGIGSPDILEEEKVEDLRREMIELRQQLDKERSVRMMLEEQIRSLDAHLYPEKLKVIAQQVQEQHVQTQTLLRLQQHQQEQLGKETTTPARSPLVFSPATPPAPTHHATVIVPAPAPPPPPHHVTVVTMGPTSVINTASTSRQNLDTIVQAIQHIEGTQDRMVVPEEEKRRAVIVTPGRVLTDTGDSDTASDNEGSEDC, from the exons ATGGAAGCCCCTTGGCTTGTCAG CTTAGCAAACATTCCCCTCACGCCAGAGACGGCACGGGACCAGGAGCGGCGTATTCGGCGGGAAATCGCCAACAGTAATGAGCGCCGGCGCATGCAGAGCATCAACGCTGGCTTCCAGTCTCTGAAAACACTCATCCCGCATAGTGACGGAGAAAAGCTAAGCAAG gcTGCCATCTTACAGCAGACGGCCGAATACATCTTTTCTCTGGAGCAGGAAAAGACGAGGCTGCTGCAACAAAACACCCAACTGAAACGCTACATACAG AAGGAGTTCAGTGGCTCATCCCCGAAGAGGAGGCGCGCCGAGGAGAAGGATGAAGGCATTGGATCTCCAGACATTCTGGAGGAGGAGAAGGTGGAGGATCTTCGGCGAGAGATGATCGAACTCCGACAACAGCTGGATAAAGAGCGCTCCGTTCGCATGATGCTGGAAGAACAG ATCCGCTCGTTGGATGCCCACTTGTACCCAGAGAAGCTAAAGGTGATCGCTCAGCAGGTCCAGGAGCAGCACGTGCAGACGCAAACTCTGCTTCGTCTTCAACAACACCAACAAGAACAGCTGGGAAAAGAGACCACGACACCTGCTCGCAGCCCGCTG GTGTTTTCTCCTGCCACGCCGCCTGCGCCCACTCATCACGCCACAGTAATTGTTCCCGCCCCTGCGCCGCCGCCCCCTCCCCATCATGTCACCGTGGTAACCATGGGCCCTACCTCTGTGATCAACACAGCGTCCACATCACGACAGAACTTGGACACCATTGTGCAG GCTATCCAGCACATCGAAGGCACGCAGGACAGGATGGTCGTGCCCGAGGAGGAAAAGCGTCGGGCGGTCATCGTCACCCCGGGCCGTGTCCTCACAGACACCGGCGACTCCGACACCGCCTCTGACAACGAAGGATCTGAGGACTGTTAA
- the tfap4 gene encoding transcription factor AP-4 isoform X3 gives MQSINAGFQSLKTLIPHSDGEKLSKAAILQQTAEYIFSLEQEKTRLLQQNTQLKRYIQKEFSGSSPKRRRAEEKDEGIGSPDILEEEKVEDLRREMIELRQQLDKERSVRMMLEEQIRSLDAHLYPEKLKVIAQQVQEQHVQTQTLLRLQQHQQEQLGKETTTPARSPLVFSPATPPAPTHHATVIVPAPAPPPPPHHVTVVTMGPTSVINTASTSRQNLDTIVQAIQHIEGTQDRMVVPEEEKRRAVIVTPGRVLTDTGDSDTASDNEGSEDC, from the exons ATGCAGAGCATCAACGCTGGCTTCCAGTCTCTGAAAACACTCATCCCGCATAGTGACGGAGAAAAGCTAAGCAAG gcTGCCATCTTACAGCAGACGGCCGAATACATCTTTTCTCTGGAGCAGGAAAAGACGAGGCTGCTGCAACAAAACACCCAACTGAAACGCTACATACAG AAGGAGTTCAGTGGCTCATCCCCGAAGAGGAGGCGCGCCGAGGAGAAGGATGAAGGCATTGGATCTCCAGACATTCTGGAGGAGGAGAAGGTGGAGGATCTTCGGCGAGAGATGATCGAACTCCGACAACAGCTGGATAAAGAGCGCTCCGTTCGCATGATGCTGGAAGAACAG ATCCGCTCGTTGGATGCCCACTTGTACCCAGAGAAGCTAAAGGTGATCGCTCAGCAGGTCCAGGAGCAGCACGTGCAGACGCAAACTCTGCTTCGTCTTCAACAACACCAACAAGAACAGCTGGGAAAAGAGACCACGACACCTGCTCGCAGCCCGCTG GTGTTTTCTCCTGCCACGCCGCCTGCGCCCACTCATCACGCCACAGTAATTGTTCCCGCCCCTGCGCCGCCGCCCCCTCCCCATCATGTCACCGTGGTAACCATGGGCCCTACCTCTGTGATCAACACAGCGTCCACATCACGACAGAACTTGGACACCATTGTGCAG GCTATCCAGCACATCGAAGGCACGCAGGACAGGATGGTCGTGCCCGAGGAGGAAAAGCGTCGGGCGGTCATCGTCACCCCGGGCCGTGTCCTCACAGACACCGGCGACTCCGACACCGCCTCTGACAACGAAGGATCTGAGGACTGTTAA